The Sesamum indicum cultivar Zhongzhi No. 13 linkage group LG6, S_indicum_v1.0, whole genome shotgun sequence genome has a segment encoding these proteins:
- the LOC105164082 gene encoding uncharacterized protein LOC105164082 isoform X1 has translation MEKRSSRIPELRQKTELSCMLGLFSILESCQGRPSRKLIANGRPPVNRHIIADCPRKIDQIASFDEECRKIQNEAALASVTFDASARNLIQEDLPIEKHKSNRNTVEMNSEHVDRLVKTHKRARKSSQKAYQPSSCCLNNAASSIHQLPSTQNHLEKSVLSGCFERSIRLGKYDQVDEISMQQVHMRAKALLDQMFLERKFISNARTSYEFNSFSEALEMLNSSKDLLPERNSLLARHIRELPSSQTAVKSAPDAKLSEYEGLHTSSSGKPGIPLASQNGKPNKQYQCQCSLNTSFTAQPLDKIVILKPLPQNAKYSQNSTCHCSSLQAHKGSSRRVLDARASSFSFRGMKKKLKHTFGGTRKGMERTSAILSHSQSTLEIEDECTCRGVDSRKSFNSFSNTKIKEKLHREQEPKSNQGSDNACLTNKVREKLDISSGGLSKKHEFDVILEAKRQLSARWKNVNAVETMTNIKSPRTLGRILSSPEHDFWPLSPRRDSQYSSGSAQMRFSPYNPSPRATGSSSQVPNGKKRACLSPLRPNTEVTSSDDCNKYDDTSQIMDTKTSSPIPRTDEEAHGMNVSMTDYTKSNGKKKIVEMNGILQPELHGPEVPSGINSMDVTNDTTELHKDDESVMNSVDSLSENEAFTSTVDDLPSTPLSIHRLDVADRIKYQEEHRSPVSVLEPFFLEDSNSPPSITLQTDRRQLKPLRLDFQECSSESFHPDPPTSANSCIEEQDPLSQYVHLVLQTSCLDWDQLSEISCLPEELLDESLFDEVEFLPPDCYFDPKLLFDHMNEVLQGIYQSHFCSPPWLAFTKPKIKSVPLAQLVLDEIMTEADFYLLPRTEKRTMDQLVSKDVAACRSWLDVRLDTEQIVIDVSEDVLEESILDMLLEFHT, from the exons ATGGAGAAGAGATCATCAAGAATTCCAGAGCTGAGGCAGAAGACTGAATTGAGCTGTATGTTGGGATTGTTTAGTATCCTTGAGTCCTGCCAAGGCCGTCCCAGTCGTAAGCTGATCGCCAACGGAAGGCCACCCGTGAACAGACACATTATTG CAGATTGTCCGAGAAAGATTGACCAGATTGCAAGCTTTGATGAAGAATGTCGAAAAATTCAA AATGAAGCAGCCTTGGCAAGTGTTACATTTGATGCCAGTGCCAGAAATCTCATTCAAGAAGATCTGCCCATTGAGAAGCATAAAAGCAATCGAAACACGGTCGAAATGAACTCTGAACATGTTGATCGTCTCGTGAAAACTCACAAGAGGGCAAGGAAGAGCAGCCAAAAAGCTTACCAGCCGTCTTCCTGTTGTTTGAACAATGCAGCTAGCTCAATCCACCAGCTGCCTTCAACTCAGAATCACCTGGAGAAGAGTGTACTTTCAGGATGTTTCGAAAGAAGCATCCGCCTTGGAAAGTACGATCAGGTTGATGAGATTAGCATGCAGCAAGTTCACATGAGAGCCAAAGCTCTTCTTGATCAGATGTTTCTTGAAAGAAAGTTCATCAGTAATGCACGGACAAGCTACGAGTTCAATTCCTTCTCTGAGGCATTGGAGATGTTGAATTCAAGCAAAGACCTTTTGCCAGAACGAAATTCTCTGCTAGCAAGGCACATTAGGGAGTTGCCGTCTTCTCAAACAGCGGTCAAGTCAGCACCAGATGCTAAACTCTCAGAATATGAGGGCCTACACACAAGTAGTTCTGGAAAACCTGGAATTCCATTGGCAAGCCAAAATGGAAAACCAAACAAGCAGTATCAGTGTCAATGCTCATTGAATACGAGTTTTACAGCACAGCCTTTGGATAAGATAGTTATACTGAAACCATTGCCACAAAACGCAAAATATTCTCAAAACAGCACTTGCCATTGCTCATCACTTCAGGCTCATAAAGGATCGAGCAGAAGAGTATTGGATGCCAGAGCATCATCCTTCTCTTTCAGAGGTATGAAGAAGAAACTGAAACATACGTTTGGAGGCACCAGAAAAGGAATGGAACGCACTTCAGCTATCCTTTCTCACAGTCAATCAACTCTGGAAATAGAAGATGAGTGTACCTGTCGTGGAGTGGATTCCAGAAAGTCTTTTAATTCGTTCTCGAACACCAAGATAAAGGAAAAGCTACACAGGGAGCAAGAACCGAAGTCCAATCAGGGTTCTGATAATGCTTGTTTGACTAACAAAGTGCGTGAAAAGTTAGACATCTCAAGTGGCGGATTGTCTAAGAAACATGAATTTGATGTCATTTTGGAGGCAAAAAGGCAACTTTCTGCAAGATGGAAAAATGTAAATGCTGTAGAGACCATGACAAACATAAAATCTCCAAGAACCCTGGGACGGATTCTATCCTCACCCGAGCATGATTTCTGGCCCCTTAGCCCAAGAAGGGACAGCCAATATTCTTCTGGTTCTGCACAGATGAGATTTAGTCCTTACAACCCCTCTCCCAGAGCCACTGGAAGCAGTTCCCAAGTAccaaatggaaaaaaaagggCTTGTCTAAGTCCATTAAGACCAAACACAGAGGTTACTTCAAGTGATGATTGTAACAAATATGACGATACATCACAGATAATGGATACAAAGACAAGCTCTCCAATTCCAAGGACTGATGAAGAAGCACATGGCATGAATGTTTCTATGACAGACTACACGAAATCTAATG GCAAAAAGAAGATTGTAGAAATGAATGGCATCCTGCAACCTGAACTTCATGGTCCAGAAGTTCCCAGTGGAATAAACAGCATGGATGTTACCAATGACACAACTGAATTACATAAGGATGATGAAAGTGTAATGAATTCCGTG GATTCACTCTCTGAGAATGAGGCATTTACATCAACAGTGGATGATCTTCCATCTACTCCTTTGAGCATCCACCGGTTAGACGTGGCTGAcagaattaaatatcaagaagAGCACCGAAGCCCAGTTTCTGTCCTTGAGCCCTTTTTCTTAGAAGATAGTAACAGTCCACCAAGCATTACCCTTCAAACAG ACAGACGGCAACTGAAACCACTTCGTCTCGACTTTCAAGAATGCTCGTCAGAGTCATTCCACCCTGACCCACCAACCAGTGCAAATTCCTGCATAGAAGAGCAAGATCCTCTCTCTCAGTACGTGCATTTGGTGTTGCAAACTTCTTGTTTGGATTGGGATCAGCTATCAGAAATCAGCTGTCTACCTGAAGAGCTTCTCGATGAATCCTTATTTGATGAAGTCGAGTTTCTGCCTCCTGATTGTTACTTTGATCCCAAGCTTCTATTTGATCATATGAATGAAGTATTGCAAGGGATATACCAATCCCATTTCTGCTCTCCTCCTTGGCTAGCATTCACAAAACCGAAAATCAAGTCTGTGCCACTAGCACAACTTGTGCTTGATGAGATAATGACAGAAGCCGACTTTTATCTACTTCCTCGGACAGAGAAAAGAACAATGGACCAGCTTGTTTCAAAAGACGTGGCAGCTTGTAGGTCATGGCTTGATGTTCGGCTCGATACTGAGCAAATCGTGATCGATGTTTCAGAAGACGTTCTAGAGGAATCCATACTGGATATGCTACTTGAGTTTCATACATGA
- the LOC105164082 gene encoding uncharacterized protein LOC105164082 isoform X2 — MEKRSSRIPELRQKTELSCMLGLFSILESCQGRPSRKLIANGRPPVNRHIIDCPRKIDQIASFDEECRKIQNEAALASVTFDASARNLIQEDLPIEKHKSNRNTVEMNSEHVDRLVKTHKRARKSSQKAYQPSSCCLNNAASSIHQLPSTQNHLEKSVLSGCFERSIRLGKYDQVDEISMQQVHMRAKALLDQMFLERKFISNARTSYEFNSFSEALEMLNSSKDLLPERNSLLARHIRELPSSQTAVKSAPDAKLSEYEGLHTSSSGKPGIPLASQNGKPNKQYQCQCSLNTSFTAQPLDKIVILKPLPQNAKYSQNSTCHCSSLQAHKGSSRRVLDARASSFSFRGMKKKLKHTFGGTRKGMERTSAILSHSQSTLEIEDECTCRGVDSRKSFNSFSNTKIKEKLHREQEPKSNQGSDNACLTNKVREKLDISSGGLSKKHEFDVILEAKRQLSARWKNVNAVETMTNIKSPRTLGRILSSPEHDFWPLSPRRDSQYSSGSAQMRFSPYNPSPRATGSSSQVPNGKKRACLSPLRPNTEVTSSDDCNKYDDTSQIMDTKTSSPIPRTDEEAHGMNVSMTDYTKSNGKKKIVEMNGILQPELHGPEVPSGINSMDVTNDTTELHKDDESVMNSVDSLSENEAFTSTVDDLPSTPLSIHRLDVADRIKYQEEHRSPVSVLEPFFLEDSNSPPSITLQTDRRQLKPLRLDFQECSSESFHPDPPTSANSCIEEQDPLSQYVHLVLQTSCLDWDQLSEISCLPEELLDESLFDEVEFLPPDCYFDPKLLFDHMNEVLQGIYQSHFCSPPWLAFTKPKIKSVPLAQLVLDEIMTEADFYLLPRTEKRTMDQLVSKDVAACRSWLDVRLDTEQIVIDVSEDVLEESILDMLLEFHT, encoded by the exons ATGGAGAAGAGATCATCAAGAATTCCAGAGCTGAGGCAGAAGACTGAATTGAGCTGTATGTTGGGATTGTTTAGTATCCTTGAGTCCTGCCAAGGCCGTCCCAGTCGTAAGCTGATCGCCAACGGAAGGCCACCCGTGAACAGACACATTATTG ATTGTCCGAGAAAGATTGACCAGATTGCAAGCTTTGATGAAGAATGTCGAAAAATTCAA AATGAAGCAGCCTTGGCAAGTGTTACATTTGATGCCAGTGCCAGAAATCTCATTCAAGAAGATCTGCCCATTGAGAAGCATAAAAGCAATCGAAACACGGTCGAAATGAACTCTGAACATGTTGATCGTCTCGTGAAAACTCACAAGAGGGCAAGGAAGAGCAGCCAAAAAGCTTACCAGCCGTCTTCCTGTTGTTTGAACAATGCAGCTAGCTCAATCCACCAGCTGCCTTCAACTCAGAATCACCTGGAGAAGAGTGTACTTTCAGGATGTTTCGAAAGAAGCATCCGCCTTGGAAAGTACGATCAGGTTGATGAGATTAGCATGCAGCAAGTTCACATGAGAGCCAAAGCTCTTCTTGATCAGATGTTTCTTGAAAGAAAGTTCATCAGTAATGCACGGACAAGCTACGAGTTCAATTCCTTCTCTGAGGCATTGGAGATGTTGAATTCAAGCAAAGACCTTTTGCCAGAACGAAATTCTCTGCTAGCAAGGCACATTAGGGAGTTGCCGTCTTCTCAAACAGCGGTCAAGTCAGCACCAGATGCTAAACTCTCAGAATATGAGGGCCTACACACAAGTAGTTCTGGAAAACCTGGAATTCCATTGGCAAGCCAAAATGGAAAACCAAACAAGCAGTATCAGTGTCAATGCTCATTGAATACGAGTTTTACAGCACAGCCTTTGGATAAGATAGTTATACTGAAACCATTGCCACAAAACGCAAAATATTCTCAAAACAGCACTTGCCATTGCTCATCACTTCAGGCTCATAAAGGATCGAGCAGAAGAGTATTGGATGCCAGAGCATCATCCTTCTCTTTCAGAGGTATGAAGAAGAAACTGAAACATACGTTTGGAGGCACCAGAAAAGGAATGGAACGCACTTCAGCTATCCTTTCTCACAGTCAATCAACTCTGGAAATAGAAGATGAGTGTACCTGTCGTGGAGTGGATTCCAGAAAGTCTTTTAATTCGTTCTCGAACACCAAGATAAAGGAAAAGCTACACAGGGAGCAAGAACCGAAGTCCAATCAGGGTTCTGATAATGCTTGTTTGACTAACAAAGTGCGTGAAAAGTTAGACATCTCAAGTGGCGGATTGTCTAAGAAACATGAATTTGATGTCATTTTGGAGGCAAAAAGGCAACTTTCTGCAAGATGGAAAAATGTAAATGCTGTAGAGACCATGACAAACATAAAATCTCCAAGAACCCTGGGACGGATTCTATCCTCACCCGAGCATGATTTCTGGCCCCTTAGCCCAAGAAGGGACAGCCAATATTCTTCTGGTTCTGCACAGATGAGATTTAGTCCTTACAACCCCTCTCCCAGAGCCACTGGAAGCAGTTCCCAAGTAccaaatggaaaaaaaagggCTTGTCTAAGTCCATTAAGACCAAACACAGAGGTTACTTCAAGTGATGATTGTAACAAATATGACGATACATCACAGATAATGGATACAAAGACAAGCTCTCCAATTCCAAGGACTGATGAAGAAGCACATGGCATGAATGTTTCTATGACAGACTACACGAAATCTAATG GCAAAAAGAAGATTGTAGAAATGAATGGCATCCTGCAACCTGAACTTCATGGTCCAGAAGTTCCCAGTGGAATAAACAGCATGGATGTTACCAATGACACAACTGAATTACATAAGGATGATGAAAGTGTAATGAATTCCGTG GATTCACTCTCTGAGAATGAGGCATTTACATCAACAGTGGATGATCTTCCATCTACTCCTTTGAGCATCCACCGGTTAGACGTGGCTGAcagaattaaatatcaagaagAGCACCGAAGCCCAGTTTCTGTCCTTGAGCCCTTTTTCTTAGAAGATAGTAACAGTCCACCAAGCATTACCCTTCAAACAG ACAGACGGCAACTGAAACCACTTCGTCTCGACTTTCAAGAATGCTCGTCAGAGTCATTCCACCCTGACCCACCAACCAGTGCAAATTCCTGCATAGAAGAGCAAGATCCTCTCTCTCAGTACGTGCATTTGGTGTTGCAAACTTCTTGTTTGGATTGGGATCAGCTATCAGAAATCAGCTGTCTACCTGAAGAGCTTCTCGATGAATCCTTATTTGATGAAGTCGAGTTTCTGCCTCCTGATTGTTACTTTGATCCCAAGCTTCTATTTGATCATATGAATGAAGTATTGCAAGGGATATACCAATCCCATTTCTGCTCTCCTCCTTGGCTAGCATTCACAAAACCGAAAATCAAGTCTGTGCCACTAGCACAACTTGTGCTTGATGAGATAATGACAGAAGCCGACTTTTATCTACTTCCTCGGACAGAGAAAAGAACAATGGACCAGCTTGTTTCAAAAGACGTGGCAGCTTGTAGGTCATGGCTTGATGTTCGGCTCGATACTGAGCAAATCGTGATCGATGTTTCAGAAGACGTTCTAGAGGAATCCATACTGGATATGCTACTTGAGTTTCATACATGA
- the LOC105164080 gene encoding probable aquaporin PIP-type pTOM75, whose amino-acid sequence MAENREEDVKLGANKFTERQPLGTAAQTDKDYKEPPPAPLFEPGELKSWSFYRAGIAEFMAIFLFLYITILTVMGVGRANNKCASVGIQGIAWAFGGMIFALVYCTAGISGGHINPAVTFGLFLARKLSLTRALFYIVMQCLGAICGAGVVKGFMKGPYQTLKGGANFVNHGYTKGDGLGAEIVGTFVLVYTVFSATDAKRNARDSHVPILAPLPIGFAVFLVHLATIPITGTGINPARSLGAAIIYNRDHAWDDHWIFWVGPFIGAALAAVYHQIIIRAIPFKSSRAC is encoded by the exons ATGGCTGAGAACAGGGAGGAGGATGTTAAGCTTGGGGCAAACAAGTTCACAGAGAGGCAGCCTTTGGGCACAGCTGCTCAGACAGACAAGGACTACAAGGAGCCACCACCAGCACCTCTGTTTGAGCCTGGGGAGCTGAAATCATGGTCCTTTTACAGGGCTGGGATTGCAGAGTTTATGGCtatcttcttgtttttgtaCATTACTATCTTGACTGTTATGGGGGTGGGCAGAGCAAACAACAAGTGTGCTTCTGTGGGTATTCAGGGGATTGCTTGGGCCTTTGGTGGCATGATCTTTGCACTTGTTTACTGCACTGCTGGTATCTCAG GTGGGCACATCAACCCAGCAGTGACCTTCGGTCTGTTCCTGGCTAGGAAGCTTTCCTTGACCAGGGCTCTCTTCTACATTGTGATGCAGTGCCTTGGAGCCATCTGCGGAGCCGGGGTGGTCAAGGGGTTCATGAAGGGACCATATCAGACGCTCAAGGGCGGAGCCAACTTTGTGAACCATGGCTACACCAAGGGTGATGGCCTTGGTGCTGAAATTGTCGGCACCTTTGTTCTTGTCTACACTGTTTTCTCTGCTACCGATGCCAAGAGAAACGCCAGAGACTCACATGTCCCT ATTCTGGCTCCGCTTCCCATTGGGTTTGCTGTCTTTCTGGTTCACTTGGCCACCATTCCCATCACTGGAACAGGCATCAACCCTGCCCGGAGCCTTGGAGCCGCCATCATTTACAACAGAGATCACGCATGGGACGATCAC TGGATCTTCTGGGTCGGACCATTCATCGGAGCAGCTCTTGCCGCAGTTTACCACCAGATTATCATCAGAGCCATACCTTTCAAGAGCAGCAGGGCTTGCTAA
- the LOC110012176 gene encoding signal peptide peptidase-like 2 — MGFRRIWSLICVGAALLVWLSSPTGVTAGDIVHDDDSAPKKPGCENDFVLVKVQTWVNGVEDEEFVGVGARFGTTIVSKEKNANQSRLSLSDPRDCCGPAKKKFAGDVIMVDRGNCKFTTKANFAEAAGASAVLIINNQRELYKMVCEPDETD, encoded by the exons ATGGGATTTCGGAGAATTTGGAGTTTGATTTGCGTAGGTGCAGCTTTGTTGGTGTGGTTAAGCAGCCCAACTGGAGTGACGGCCGGGGACATAGTTCATGATGATGATTCGGCCCCCAAGAAGCCCGGTTGTGAGAATGATTTTGTACTG GTAAAAGTTCAAACTTGGGTTAATGGGGTTGAAGATGAGGAATTCGTTGGTGTTGGTGCTAGATTTGGTACTACCATAGtatcaaaggaaaaaaatgccaACCAATCTCGACTCTCACTTTCAGACCCTCGGGATTGCTGCGGTCCTGCTAAGAAGAAG TTTGCCGGAGATGTTATAATGGTGGACCGTGGCAACTGCAAATTCACAACCAAGGCAAATTTTGCTGAAGCTGCTGGTGCTTCGGCAGTCctcattataaataaccagAGAG AACTGTACAAGATGGTCTGTGAGCCCGATGAAACTGAT
- the LOC105164081 gene encoding signal peptide peptidase-like 2: MLSNGSSVSVQLYSPRRPVVDIAEVFLWLMAVGTILCASYWSAWSAREAAIEQDKLLKDATDELPNIKSPGGSSVVDINTTSAILFVVVASCFLILIYKLMSYWFIELLVVLFCIGGVEGLQTCLVALLSRWFKRAGESFIKVPVLGAISYLTLAVAPFCIALAVVWAVYRNVSFAWIGQDILGIALIITVLQIVRIPNLKVATVLLSCAFIYDIFWVFLSKKLFKESVMIVVARGDRSGEDGIPMLLKIPRLFDPWGGYSIIGFGDILLPGLLVAFSLRYDWLANKSLRAGYFLWAMFAYGLGLLITYVALNLMDGHGQPALLYIVPFTLGTFLALGRKRGELKVLWTRGEPLRVCPHVLLESAQEQI, from the exons ATGTTATCAAATGGTTCATCAG TATCTGTGCAGCTGTACTCTCCAAGGAGACCGGTGGTTGATATAGCCGAGGTATTTCTTTGGTTAATGGCAGTAGGTACCATATTGTGTGCGTCTTACTGGTCTGCATGGAGTGCAAGAGAAGCAGCTATAGAGCAAGATAAATTGTTAAAG GATGCTACAGATGAACTTCCAAACATTAAAAGCCCTGGTGGAAGCAGTGTAGTGGATATCAACACAACGTCTGCAATCTTGTTTGTCGTTGTTGCTTCATGCTTCTTGATTCTTATATACAAGCTTATGTCATATTGGTTCATTGAACTATTGGTGGTTCTCTTCTGCATTGGTGGTGTAGAG GGTTTGCAGACTTGCTTAGTTGCCTTACTATCAAG GTGGTTCAAGCGAGCTGGAGAATCATTTATTAAAGTGCCTGTCTTAGGGGCTATCTCATACCTTACTTTGGCTGTTGCTCCATTCTGCATAGCTCTTGCTGTGGTTTGGGCTGTGTACAGAAATGTCTCTTTTGCATGGATAGGTCAAGATATACTT GGTATTGCACTCATTATCACTGTTCTTCAGATAGTACGAATTCCTAATCTCAAG GTGGCCACAGTCCTTTTGAGCTGTGCATTCATCTACGACATCTTTTGGGTGTTCCTTTCCAAGAAGCTGTTCAAAGAAAGTGTGATGATTGTG gtAGCTCGTGGTGATAGAAGTGGTGAGGACGGCATCCCAATGCTTCTGAAGATTCCGCGCTTATTCGACCCATGGGGTGGTTACAGTATCATTGGCTTTGGCGACATCCTCTTGCCTGGACTCCTCGTAGCATTTTCACTTAG GTATGATTGGCTAGCAAATAAGAGCCTACGAGCCGGATACTTCTTGTGGGCAATGTTCGCTTATGGGCTAG GTCTTCTTATCACTTACGTGGCATTGAACTTGATGGATGGTCACGGCCAACCTGCATTGCTTTACATTGTTCCGTTTACGCTAG GGACGTTTCTGGCACTGGGGAGGAAACGAGGCGAGCTAAAGGTACTGTGGACGAGAGGAGAACCTTTAAGGGTTTGCCCGCATGTCCTTCTTGAATCTGCTCAAGAACAAATCTGA
- the LOC105164083 gene encoding uncharacterized protein LOC105164083 encodes MDAQDVKSNLVLILDFGSQYTHLITRRIRALNVFSLCVNGTSSLKSIADLNPSVIILSGGPHSVHAPNAPCFAPGFIEYVESNKVHVLGICYGLQLIVQQLGGEVRVGEKQEYGRMEIAVEKAVGLFGNKKIGDRQSVWMSHGDEAVKLPEGFEVVARSRQGAVAAVENPGRRFYGLQYHPEVTHSPEGMETLKYFLFDICGVTAGWKMEDVLDEELKVIKSTVKPDDHVICALSGGVDSTVAATLVHKAIGDRLHCVFVDNGLLRWRERERVMETFEKDLHLPVTCVDASEQFLSKLKGVTEPEKKRKIIGSEFISIFDAFAHDLEQKVGKKPAYLVQGTLYPDVIESCPPPGSGRTHSHTIKSHHNVGGLPKDMKLKLIEPLKLLFKDEVRELGKIMGVPQAFLKRHPFPGPGLAVRVPGDVTLENRLDILRKADEIFIQAIRDAGIYDSIWQAFAVFMPVLTVGVQGDQRTHSYAITLRAVTSQDGMTADWYYFDHKFLADLSTRICNEVPGVNRVLLDITSKPPSTIEWE; translated from the exons ATGGATGCCCAAGACGTGAAATCGAACCTGGTTCTGATCCTAGACTTTGGTTCTCAGTACACCCATCTCATCACAAGAAGAATCCGGGCACTCAACGTCTTCTCCCTCTGTGTCAACGGCACCTCCTCCTTAAAATCGATCGCCGATCTGAACCCGAGTGTTATCATTCTATCCGGTGGTCCGCACAGCGTTCACGCGCCGAACGCGCCATGTTTTGCACCTGGGTTCATCGAGTATGTGGAGTCGAACAAGGTTCACGTTTTGGGTATATGCTATGGGCTGCAACTGATTGTGCAGCAACTGGGGGGTGAAGTTAGGGTAGGGGAGAAGCAGGAGTATGGAAGGATGGAAATCGCGGTGGAGAAGGCGGTTGGACTGTTTGGGAATAAGAAGATTGGGGATAGGCAAAGTGTGTGGATGAGTCATGGCGACGAGGCGGTGAAGTTGCCGGAGGGATTTGAAGTTGTGGCTAGGAGTAGACAGGGGGCGGTGGCGGCGGTGGAGAATCCGGGAAGGAGGTTTTATGGCTTGCAATATCATCCTGAG GTAACACATTCACCAGAAGGAATGGAGACACTGAAATATTTCCTCTTTGATATATGTGGAGTTACTGCTGGCTGGAAGATGGAAGATGTTTTGGATGAAGAATTAAAAGTCATCAAGAGCACAGTGAAACCTGACGATCATGTAATCTGTGCATTATCTGGTGGCGTGGACTCCACAGTTGCAGCAACACTTGTCCATAAGGCAATTGGAGACAGGCTTCATTGTGTTTTTGTTGACAATGGATTGTTGAG GTGGAGGGAAAGGGAGAGAGTTATGGAGACCTTCGAGAAGGATCTTCATTTGCCTGTTACTTGCGTTGATGCTTCAGAGCAGTTCCTCAGCAAGCTAAAGGGTGTCACAGAAcctgaaaagaaaagaaaaatcattggAAGCGAATTCATTAGTATCTTTGATGCTTTTGCCCACGATTTAGAGCAAAAAGTGGGAAAGAAACCTGCTTATTTAGTTCAAGGAACCTTGTACCCTGATGTGATTGAATCCTGCCCGCCCCCTGGAAGCGGAAGGACCCACTCTCACACAATCAAAAGCCATCATAATGTTGGAGGGCTCCCCAAGGACATGAAATTAAAGCTCATTGAACCACTTAAACTTCTATTCAAGGATGAG GTTCGAGAACTTGGAAAGATTATGGGTGTTCCACAAGCCTTCCTGAAGCGCCACCCATTCCCTGGGCCTGGCCTTGCAGTACGTGTCCCTGGTGATGTTACTCTAGAAAATCGCTTGGACATCCTACGGAAG GCTgatgaaattttcattcaagCCATCCGAGATGCTGGTATTTATGACTCTATATGGCAAGCCTTTGCCGTGTTCATGCCAGTGCTAACAGTTGGAGTTCAAGGCGACCAAAGAACGCATAGTTATGCCATCACACTTAGAGCAGTCACAAGTCAAGATGGAATGACTGCAGATTG GTATTACTTCGATCACAAGTTTCTTGCCGACCTATCGACAAGGATTTGCAATGAAGTTCCCGGCGTAAATCGGGTTCTTCTAGACATCACATCGAAGCCTCCATCAACCATCGAGTGGGAATAG